The Sulfurospirillum sp. UCH001 genome segment CTAAACTTTTTGGTGTAAACCTCTTCATCAAATCCAACCAAAAGCGTTCCATCTTCACATTCGACGATGGGACGTTTAAAGAGTAATTGCTCTTTTAAAAGCCAGCTTTTTTTCTCTTCATCGCTGATCTCTTTGCTCAGTCCTAATGTTTTAAATTTTGTTCCTTTGGTGTTGAACAGAAGAGACATCGGCTGAGCTCTCAGCCACTCTTGTAGTTTTGCCTCACTGACTTGCGTACTTTTTAGATCAACAAAGGCATAAGGAACAACGTTCTCTTTAAAAAATGCAATTGCTTTTTTCACACTGCCACATGTTGTAATGCCATACACTTTTACCATATTTACTCCTTACTAAACTCTATACAATTACGCCCTTTTTGCTTAGCGCAATACATCGCCTTATCGGCTTCACTAAAGATATGCTCTTTATTTTGTTTATCATACCCAAAAAGTGTTACGCCAATGCTTGCGGTACACTCATGCGTAATCATTTTATCGTTTCCTTCTTCATCCAATAACAGAACATACGGTGCTCTTACATGGAACAGTATCTTAGAAGCCACTTTCATCGCTTCAACTTTAGCGCCATCTTCGTCTTTGCCTAAATCACTCAGTGCGACAATAAACTCATCGCCACCAAACCGAGCAACAATATCACTTTGGCGCACACATGCATTGAGGCGTGCCGCAACATCTGTCAACAAAAGATCACCCGCTTTGTGTCCAAAAGCATCATTCAACGGTTTAAAATTATCCAAATCAATGACCAAGAGCGCACCCCATTGATGAGAGCGTTTCGCATGTGCCAACAAAAAGGTAAAACGCTCATCAAACATCCGTCGATTGGGTAGATGGGTTAAAGCATCATGAAAAGCTAGCTCTTTAATAAGTTCTTCTGTTTTCTTACGTTCCGTAATATCCGTTGAGATACCACAGAGCGCATAAATACTTCCATCATCATTGCTTAAAGGCATTTTCGTTGAAAGATAGGTTGTTGATATCCCTGTTTGTTTATCGGTATTTGTCTCTTCAAGTGTCACTTTTCGCGCATATTCTATCACTTCACTGTCCACTTTACGGATGTTTTTAGCGGTTTTTTCATCAAAAAATTCATGATCTTCATGCCCGATGAGTTCACCAAGAGCAACACCAAAAAGATCACACGTTTTTTTATTGGCGTAAAGATAGCGATATTGGGCATCTTTGATATAAATATACGCTTCAACACTGTCTAAAATGGTATTGAGTTTGGCTTCACTTTGTAAAAGCCCTTTGGTGCGTTCTTGCACAATCTCTTCTAATGCAATGTTATTAGCACGTACATACTCTATCATAGCTATAAACTGTTTGGAAAGCTCTTCTATCTCAGCTGTTCCAACAGGTTTTAGATCTACTTCGTAATTACCACTTTGAATTTTTCGCATTGAAAGTTTGAGTTTTTTTAGGGGATCTAATATGAGTGAATGCAG includes the following:
- a CDS encoding arsenate reductase family protein yields the protein MVKVYGITTCGSVKKAIAFFKENVVPYAFVDLKSTQVSEAKLQEWLRAQPMSLLFNTKGTKFKTLGLSKEISDEEKKSWLLKEQLLFKRPIVECEDGTLLVGFDEEVYTKKFS
- a CDS encoding GGDEF domain-containing protein, which translates into the protein MHLKGKLFTFMFALFIFFSFCVWSYSEILFSKINEKWAERFIRKQIVFDKNRTLLPLLNEIEIIQEMIKEPDLLAMALDDTNEAKRQKGLAILEVYRQKFQSKSYFAAFVKSENYYFNDAKNSYAGKELQYKLSASRSNDAWFYAVLSDNKAYQINVDTDEALGNTYVWLNHDIKVNDKVVGIVGTGMDFTRFVRESVGIEQEGVRNFFINRYMDIQFERGTKFNTYTSLQKADGSHRKIDTLFLQQKDREAINEAIHYLSAHPDDIRTFWVEYDGRKKLLGVSYLKEVDWFSLTLIDDKELEVIKDFSILPMLSILFLVALIAVSIELHSLILDPLKKLKLSMRKIQSGNYEVDLKPVGTAEIEELSKQFIAMIEYVRANNIALEEIVQERTKGLLQSEAKLNTILDSVEAYIYIKDAQYRYLYANKKTCDLFGVALGELIGHEDHEFFDEKTAKNIRKVDSEVIEYARKVTLEETNTDKQTGISTTYLSTKMPLSNDDGSIYALCGISTDITERKKTEELIKELAFHDALTHLPNRRMFDERFTFLLAHAKRSHQWGALLVIDLDNFKPLNDAFGHKAGDLLLTDVAARLNACVRQSDIVARFGGDEFIVALSDLGKDEDGAKVEAMKVASKILFHVRAPYVLLLDEEGNDKMITHECTASIGVTLFGYDKQNKEHIFSEADKAMYCAKQKGRNCIEFSKE